In Sinobacterium caligoides, the sequence ACGATAACGCCGATCATCAATCCTCAGCAGCTCATCACCTTTATTGAAGAAGCCGCCAGCCACGAAGTCATTACTGACAGCAACAATTTTTCCCGTCACCTCTGAAGCCAGCGTACTTTCAGTCCTTGGTAACACCTCACCGTAACTCTGAATATTGACCTTAAGTCCAGATTTATGAACTTCTAAAACATCTATCGGAAGCGGTTCTTGTATCACTTCCTGCCGCTTCACCTCAGGCCTCATTACAACCATCACCGCGGCAATAGCCACAGAGACCATGATAATAAGTAGCGGCTTCTTCGCTCTTCTCAACTGCATCACTGGGCTCATCTTTTTTATCGTTTTATTATTAACTTCTTGTTACTTCTCATGCTAACAACGCCTAAGGCACACAAATATTACCGTTAGTTAATATAGAAAAGCTAGTTCGCCGTTAATAATTACAACACGATACGAAAAATAGCGTGCGCCAAACAAAAAAACCACGCAACTGCGTGGTTTTTAAAAGAATTCACATTCTAAGTTATTTTAACTACGTGGTTTAAGCTGTACAGGCACCCCGTCATGAGGCTTCGGCAAGGGGAAGTAATCCATCTTTGGCTCACCCGATTTCGTCAATGAGTAATCGTAGTTGAGGGAAAACTGATGCATAAAGGCCTTAGATACCATCACCGCAAAGTGCATGCCGATACATTTGTGAGCACCACCGCCAAACGGCATATAGGCAAAGCTATGACTCTTATGCTCTTGACGCTCCGGTGCAAAACGCTCTGGATCAAACTGATCAGGATTGGTCCAATACTGAGTCATTCGATGATTATAAGTCGGCGCAATCCAAATAACCGTGTTCGCAGGTACATTATGACCACCAATAACACAATCACGAATGGTACGGCGAGATAATACCGGCACCGAGGGATTCATCCGTAACGACTCTTGAAAGACCAAATCAGTATCAACCCTTGTATCAAGATCATCATAATCAAGGAAAGGCTTTCCAAGCTGCTCAGCCTCTTCACGTATACGTTGCTGCCACTGCGGGTTCTTGCCTGTATAGTAAACCATGTGGCACAAGGCACTTGTCGTCGTATCATGGGCTGCAAATAACAGGAAAACGATCTGATCGATGATACTTTCTTCATCGAAGTAATTACCGTCATCATCTCGTTCATTACAAAGATACGTTAAGGTATCGGTACCGTTACCGCCGCGACGCTGCTTAATCAGCTTACGGAAAAAGTCTCGCTGATAGCGGATACCGTCACGACCACGCTTAAACTTACCTCCGGGAACCTCCTTACGCACAATAGCCAACAAGCCCTCAGAGCTATTAATAAACGACTGAGCGAGGCGGGAAGCTTCCTCACCATCTAGGTCATCAATACCCACAAAGACTTTCGCAGCAACATCAAGTAAGGTCTTCTTCACCGCTGGGAAGAAAACAAAATTCTTATTGTTAGCGAACTCCTTGATGTTTTTCTCTAACACAGGGTTCATCATATCGACGTAGGTACGCATCGCATCATTTTTGAATGCAGCCTGGAACATGCGACGCTGCGGACGGTGCTGCTCGAAATCGGAAGTAAGAATAGTGTCGGGGTACATCGTCGCCAGGGTCTGATCGTAGCCCATACGAGCAGAGAAATTTTTATCACGATCAAGAAAAATCTGCTTGTAATTATCACCACCAACGACTAACAAGCCGTTCTGCCCCCCTAGGCGGACACGAGAAACTTCTCCAAAGCGTTTATAATGGTCATCAACTACATCATGCAGACGGCTTAGCAATGGCAGTGTTTTACCGATAAATGGCAGGCCGTACTCGCCCGGTATATGATCTAGGTTCTTATTATCCTTCTCGTTCAAATAAGATTGATCGATGGTTGCGGTACTCATTATCGCTCTCCAAAATTAGCAGGTGTCTCTTTACGTATATTATTGTATTTATATTCTTATTTTTGTCGGCTAGACAACTGACTCAGTGTCGAACTTCTATACACCGCCAGCTTACTTTGTGATAAAACGCGTATACAGTGAAAAGATTTCCAACACTATAAAAAATCCCTAAGCGGCAAACAAGTGCCGGTATTTTATACACCTTGCAAAAAATAAAAAAAGCCCGCATCTGCGGGCTCATTAATAAGAGAGCGGGGTATTCGTTAACCCGTATTTCTTAAGCCTGCAGCAATACCTGCAATAGTGGCCATGATCGCTCGCTCGAGCTGTTGATCATTCGCGGTCCGGTTACGCTTTAATAATTCCGCCTGTAACAAGTTGAGTGGGTCAACATAGGTGTTGCGGAACTGCACTGAGTCACGCGCCATTGGGAGATCTTCCATCAGACTGCCATCATTGGTTATCGACAGTACCGTTTTCACGTTAGCCATCAATTGCTCTCGTAGCTTCTGCCCCAAATACTGCAGCGACTCGTCGACTAAGACCTTGTCATAATGTGCGGAGAGCTCAATATCTGCCTTGCTAAAGACCATCTCCAACATCGATACCCTCGTAGAAAAGAAAGGCCATTCACGACACATCTCTTCTAACAACGGGCCTTCGCCATCAGCGATCGCCGTCTGCAGAGCTTGTCCCGCCCCCAGCCAAGCTGGAAGCATCAACCTGTTCTGGCTCCAAGCAAAGATCCAAGGGATCGCTCGCAAGGTTTCAATGCCGCCTTTGCTGCTTCGGCGCGCAGGCCTTGAGCCGAGAGGTAGCTTACCCAGCTCCTGCTCCGGAGTCGCCTGCCGGAAGTATTCAACGAAGTTCTCGTCGTCACGTACAAAGCTGCGGTATGCCTCACAAGACAGACCAGCCAGACGGGAGATCAACCCTCGCCACTGCGGCTTCGGTGCGGGCGGCTCATCGAGGTTCGCCTGCAAGATGGCGCTGGTATAAAGCGCTAGACTCTTAATCGCTATCGGGCTGAGCCCCAACTTAGCACGAATCATCTCACCCTGTTCAGTGACCCGTAGACCACTGCGCAGAGAGCCCGGGGGTTGTGACAGTAACGCTGCATGCGTCGGTGCACCACCACGCCCGATTGTGCCGCCACGACCATGGAACAGCATCAACGACACCTTAGCGCTATCACAAACGTCTAATAACGCCTCCTGTGCTTGGTACTGCGCCCAACCTGCAGCCAACACGCCCGCATCTTTTGCCGAGTCAGAATAACCAATCATCACCATCTGGTAACCGTCGATGTAGCCTTTATACCAAGGCAACGCCATCAATTGACCAATAACATCTGCGGCATTATTTAAGTCATCAAGGGTCTCAAACAGCGGGGCTACTGGCATGGCGAAGCTACACCCTGCCTCTTTTAGCAGTAAATGTACCGCCAGCACATCGGAGGGCACACGAGCCATCGAGATGACATAGGCACCGAAACAGTCCATGGAGTTCTCGGCGACAACCCGGCAGGTATCGATAACCTCCTGCGCCTCGGAAGAAGGCTGCCAATTCGACGGCAACAGTGGTCGCTTGCCCTGTAATTCTTGCAGTAAGAAAGCCTGACGATCGGTCTCACTCCAGTCATTATAATCACCCATACCGAGATAACGTGTTAGCTCTGATAGGCAGTTACTGTGACGATCACTCTCTTGGCGGATATCCAAACGCACCAAGTTAATACCGAAACAACGTACACGGCGCAGTAAGTCCAACAACTTACCGTTAGCAATAATGCTCATCCCACAATCAAGCAGTGACTGATAGCAGCGCTGCAGCGGCTGCCAGAGCTGGTCGATATGCTCTAACGTTGGGCCGCCTAGATACTCGTTACCACGTAGCAACGTATCGGTTTTCAGTAGCGTATTATTCATCAGGCTACGTAGCTGCTTGAGAATATGCCGATAAGGTTCATGCTTATTGTCAGCAAGCTCTCGCAAGTCCGGATTACACGCCGACATCGATAGCTCATCGATCAAAGTCGTAATATCTTTTAAGTACAGGTCGGCCATCTTCCAGCGATTGATCAGCAAGACCTTGCGGGTAATCTCTGCCGTCACGTTGGGGTTACCATCGCGATCCCCCCCCATCCAGGAGACAAAAGATACCGGTGCCGCAGTAATCGGTAGACGTACACCGTAGGCCTCATCCAGGGTACTGTCGAGACGGCGCAGATACTCTGGCACCGCATCCCAGAGGGAGTTCTCCAGCACCGCCATGCCCCACTTTGCCTCGTCTAAGGGACTGGGCTTGTCACTACGGAACTCATCGGTATGCCATACCTGGGCGATCAATTCTTCCAGGCGCAGCTCTTCAGCTTGCTGTTCTCGCGCCGTACGCCCCTGCAACTCACGCTGTCCCAAAGACTTGTCAATTTCGGTATATTTATGAATCAGACTACGACGTGTAATCTCCGTGGGGTGTGCGGTCAGTACTAGCTCAATATTGAGCTGTTCTATCTGCTTTTCGATATCTTGACGGCTCACTCCCTTGGCCTTGAGCTCTGCAAATAACTCAGTCAACGTCTGTGTCGAAGACATCAGATCGGCCATCTCACGGGATATCGTATGATGCTGGTCCGATATATTCACCAAGTTGAGAAACTGGCTAAAGGCGCGCACAACAGGAAGTAATTCCTCGTTCTTCAGCCCCTGCAACACTTCCAGTAGCTCTGCTCGCTCAGAGTCGTTTTCAGCTCGTGCTGACTTTGCCAGCGTTCTAATGCGCTCAATCTTGTTCAGCAGCTCTTCACCATGACTCTGGCTGACGGCCTGCCCTAGCATACGCCCCAGAGTATCGACGTTAAAACTAAGACTATCGTTATGTTCTGCCATGAAAACCTCTTGCTATATCCATCTGGAGTTAATCGTTAGAGTGGCACCTCTGCAGTATGTTCGGCGCCACATGATACTATCACTGCCACATTAACAGCGGCGAAAATTTACCGATTGGTAATGAAATTGAAATTAAAACAAATAGATAGACCTTTTAAAGCCCAGTCAGGACGGCGCTAACACCCCTTTAATCGACTGCCTTACGGATGCCACAATCTCGCGTACACACTCCATGCGCGGATAGTTTGGTCTGATAACCAAAGCAATATTACGGCTTGGCTGTGGCTCACTAAATGGCCGATAGAGCAACATATTTGAGCTCTCACTAACCGCCAACTGCGGCAGCAAGGTTATACCGAGACCATTAGCGACCATAAACCGTAGCGTTTCCAAACTGGTGGCTCGAAAACGACTATCCTCCTCTGCCCCCGCAGAGAAACAATAGTCCATCGCCTGATCTCGCAGACAGTGACCATCCTCTAGCGT encodes:
- a CDS encoding cytochrome P450, translating into MSTATIDQSYLNEKDNKNLDHIPGEYGLPFIGKTLPLLSRLHDVVDDHYKRFGEVSRVRLGGQNGLLVVGGDNYKQIFLDRDKNFSARMGYDQTLATMYPDTILTSDFEQHRPQRRMFQAAFKNDAMRTYVDMMNPVLEKNIKEFANNKNFVFFPAVKKTLLDVAAKVFVGIDDLDGEEASRLAQSFINSSEGLLAIVRKEVPGGKFKRGRDGIRYQRDFFRKLIKQRRGGNGTDTLTYLCNERDDDGNYFDEESIIDQIVFLLFAAHDTTTSALCHMVYYTGKNPQWQQRIREEAEQLGKPFLDYDDLDTRVDTDLVFQESLRMNPSVPVLSRRTIRDCVIGGHNVPANTVIWIAPTYNHRMTQYWTNPDQFDPERFAPERQEHKSHSFAYMPFGGGAHKCIGMHFAVMVSKAFMHQFSLNYDYSLTKSGEPKMDYFPLPKPHDGVPVQLKPRS
- the ppc gene encoding phosphoenolpyruvate carboxylase, translated to MAEHNDSLSFNVDTLGRMLGQAVSQSHGEELLNKIERIRTLAKSARAENDSERAELLEVLQGLKNEELLPVVRAFSQFLNLVNISDQHHTISREMADLMSSTQTLTELFAELKAKGVSRQDIEKQIEQLNIELVLTAHPTEITRRSLIHKYTEIDKSLGQRELQGRTAREQQAEELRLEELIAQVWHTDEFRSDKPSPLDEAKWGMAVLENSLWDAVPEYLRRLDSTLDEAYGVRLPITAAPVSFVSWMGGDRDGNPNVTAEITRKVLLINRWKMADLYLKDITTLIDELSMSACNPDLRELADNKHEPYRHILKQLRSLMNNTLLKTDTLLRGNEYLGGPTLEHIDQLWQPLQRCYQSLLDCGMSIIANGKLLDLLRRVRCFGINLVRLDIRQESDRHSNCLSELTRYLGMGDYNDWSETDRQAFLLQELQGKRPLLPSNWQPSSEAQEVIDTCRVVAENSMDCFGAYVISMARVPSDVLAVHLLLKEAGCSFAMPVAPLFETLDDLNNAADVIGQLMALPWYKGYIDGYQMVMIGYSDSAKDAGVLAAGWAQYQAQEALLDVCDSAKVSLMLFHGRGGTIGRGGAPTHAALLSQPPGSLRSGLRVTEQGEMIRAKLGLSPIAIKSLALYTSAILQANLDEPPAPKPQWRGLISRLAGLSCEAYRSFVRDDENFVEYFRQATPEQELGKLPLGSRPARRSSKGGIETLRAIPWIFAWSQNRLMLPAWLGAGQALQTAIADGEGPLLEEMCREWPFFSTRVSMLEMVFSKADIELSAHYDKVLVDESLQYLGQKLREQLMANVKTVLSITNDGSLMEDLPMARDSVQFRNTYVDPLNLLQAELLKRNRTANDQQLERAIMATIAGIAAGLRNTG